From the genome of Nakamurella flavida, one region includes:
- the pulA gene encoding pullulanase-type alpha-1,6-glucosidase has protein sequence MSVVGTPLGSHTRHRRGPRRALAALTALTLGASLLGAVPAAAAPLAPQAPAVRAAAAPVVASLAGSLQSELGCPADWDPACLETVLTDDGDGTSSASFALPAGSYEFKIALNGSWDENYGLGGAENGANIPVVLDGPTSITFTFDQVGHQISMTPTEAQPGLQDSDAALAGSSLRDDLTREQFYFVMADRFANSDPTNDTGGYVVPEGTPAGDERLTTGFDPTAKGFYHGGDINGITEKLDYLQDLGITSVWLTPSFKNKPVQGEGDGISAGYHGYWITDFTQIDPHLGTNEDLTALIDAAHAKGMKVFFDIIANHTADVISTPGTYITKADQPYRDASGAPFDDRDYAGGDTFPTLDPAVSFPYPPTFPTEADRTVKVPSWLNDPTYYHNRGNAAFDGGESDIYGDFVGLDDLFTENPDVIDKLIDVYSYWAEYGIDGFRIDTVKHVNIEFWQKFSPAMRAAAATVGKDKFFMFGEVYDANPANMSRFTTEGDLQATLDFGFQSSATGFAQGKPTSGLRDLFAGDDYYTDANSNVYSTPTFLGNHDMGRIGRFLTDSIAADGPVDPAELLDRDELAHSLMYLTRGQPVVYYGDEQGFVGDPGGDQNARQDMFPSQVASYNDDDLIGTDATTAQDNFGTDNPVFTHIAEVSALRTANPALADGAQIHRYSSNSAGIYAFSRIDATDQVEYVVAANNSEQSATATFDTFTPGGSFGGLYPSGSAGLTADDEGRVTVTVPPLSVAVWKAAAPIPASAAAPAMVFTQAAGSTVGGRAEVGVSVPAGGFNEVSLAWRPAGTTDWTPLGTDDNAPYRVFHDVQGLAKGTVVEYRAVLKDNSGNLSVAATSAVVGDPAPAPVDPGQPGGPVEQPDAVSVPGDFNSEIGCAADWSTDCPHAQLTKRDDDVWSGTFTIPAGSYVHKVAIDNAWTENYGAGGAFNGANIPLVIPAGGAEVTFYYDHGTHWVTTDLQTPIVTAAGSFQSELGCPADWSPDCLRSWLQDPDGDGIFTFATASLPAGSYETKATVGLSFDENYGAGGAPGGANIPFTVTDGAVVRFSFDSATKVLTVTSAANTAADLSAAKGQWIRRGLLAWDLPAEAAGWTFRLYSAPTGGLGLDAEAITGGDSIPLTRDPAGLPADLAGTWPQLAAYDTLRLRDSDAADANLLRALTSGQLAVAAFDDTGALVDATGVQIPGVLDDLYPGARNETLGLSFRTIRLGFLRIPLPVMKLWAPTASAVSLRIDPPGASPERLIPMYRDRNGVWTGVGLPWWIGATYAYDVTVYVPSAGEVRTTTVTDPYSIALTTNSERSVVADLSSSALKPAGWNSLPKPDLAQPEDSSIYELQIRDFSISDETVPEAERGTYLAFTHPESAGMTHLTQLADAGLNTVHLLPAFDIATIEERRAAQQTPACDLAALSAADPAGTAQQECVDAVAGTDGFNWGYDPFHYTTPEGSYATNPDGAGRTREFRQMVAGLNRAGLRVVMDVVYNHTASSGQDPTSVLDKVVPGYYQRLSATGALETSTCCANTASEHAMMEKLLVDSIVTWAVQYKVDGFRFDLMGHHSKATLLKVRAALDALTVARDGVDGKKVYVYGEGWNFGEVADNARFEQATQANMAGTGIGTFNDRLRDGVRGGGPFDEDPRVQGFGSGLFTDPNALAANDGDAAKQTLLQYQDWIKVGLTGNLRDYPLVDRTGATVTGGEIPYGAEGSAPVGYTADPSEVITYVDAHDNETLFDSLTLKLPVATTMADRVRMNTVSLSTTALSQGPMLWHAGVDLLRSKSLDRNSFNSGDWFNRIDWTGQENTFGSGLPPATDNEAKWPFMAPLLANTALRPQAADMAAATAGAQDLLKLRFSSPLFRLGSAELIEQKVSFPFGGPDQTAGVIVMVIDDTVGPDVDPDRDRIVVVFNASAAEQTVPVADTTGMALSAVQAAGSDAVVKQSTVGAGGVTVPARTVAVFEG, from the coding sequence ATGTCGGTCGTCGGTACCCCACTCGGATCTCACACACGACACCGACGGGGGCCGCGCCGCGCGCTGGCCGCGCTCACCGCGCTGACCCTCGGCGCCTCCCTGCTCGGCGCCGTGCCCGCAGCTGCCGCACCCCTCGCACCGCAGGCCCCGGCCGTCCGCGCCGCCGCCGCACCGGTCGTCGCCTCCCTCGCCGGCAGCCTGCAGAGCGAGTTGGGCTGCCCGGCCGACTGGGATCCGGCGTGCCTGGAGACCGTGCTGACCGACGACGGTGACGGCACCTCCAGTGCCTCGTTCGCGCTCCCCGCGGGCAGCTACGAGTTCAAGATCGCGCTGAACGGCAGCTGGGACGAGAACTACGGGCTGGGCGGCGCCGAGAACGGTGCCAACATCCCCGTGGTGCTCGACGGCCCGACCTCGATCACCTTCACCTTCGACCAGGTCGGCCACCAGATCTCGATGACGCCGACGGAGGCGCAGCCCGGCCTGCAGGACTCCGACGCCGCCCTGGCCGGCAGCAGCCTGCGCGACGACCTGACCCGCGAGCAGTTCTACTTCGTCATGGCCGACCGGTTCGCCAACTCCGATCCGACCAACGACACCGGCGGCTACGTCGTGCCGGAGGGCACCCCGGCCGGCGACGAGCGGCTGACCACCGGGTTCGACCCCACCGCCAAGGGCTTCTACCACGGTGGCGACATCAACGGGATCACCGAGAAGCTGGACTACCTGCAGGATCTCGGGATCACCTCGGTGTGGCTGACCCCGTCGTTCAAGAACAAGCCCGTCCAGGGCGAGGGTGACGGCATCAGCGCCGGCTACCACGGCTACTGGATCACCGACTTCACCCAGATCGACCCCCACCTGGGCACCAACGAGGATCTGACCGCGCTCATCGACGCCGCCCACGCCAAGGGCATGAAAGTCTTCTTCGACATCATCGCCAACCACACGGCCGACGTGATCAGCACGCCCGGCACCTACATCACCAAGGCCGACCAGCCCTACCGGGACGCCTCGGGGGCGCCGTTCGACGACCGCGACTACGCCGGCGGCGACACCTTCCCGACGCTCGATCCGGCCGTGTCGTTCCCGTACCCGCCGACGTTCCCGACCGAGGCCGACCGCACGGTCAAGGTGCCGTCCTGGCTGAACGACCCGACCTACTACCACAACCGCGGCAACGCAGCCTTCGACGGCGGCGAGAGCGACATCTACGGTGACTTCGTCGGTCTGGACGACCTGTTCACCGAGAACCCTGACGTCATCGACAAGCTCATCGACGTCTACTCCTACTGGGCCGAGTACGGCATCGACGGGTTCCGCATCGACACCGTCAAGCACGTGAACATCGAGTTCTGGCAGAAGTTCTCGCCGGCGATGCGGGCTGCTGCGGCCACGGTCGGCAAGGACAAGTTCTTCATGTTCGGCGAGGTCTACGACGCGAACCCGGCCAACATGTCCCGGTTCACCACCGAGGGAGACCTGCAGGCCACCCTGGACTTCGGATTCCAGAGCTCGGCGACGGGCTTCGCCCAGGGCAAGCCGACCAGCGGCCTGCGCGACCTGTTCGCGGGCGACGACTACTACACCGACGCCAATTCCAACGTGTATTCCACGCCCACCTTCCTGGGCAACCACGACATGGGCCGCATCGGACGGTTCCTGACGGACTCGATCGCCGCGGACGGTCCGGTGGATCCGGCCGAACTGTTGGACCGGGACGAGCTGGCCCATTCGCTCATGTACCTGACGCGCGGCCAGCCGGTCGTCTACTACGGCGACGAGCAGGGCTTCGTCGGTGACCCGGGCGGTGATCAGAACGCCCGGCAGGACATGTTCCCCAGTCAGGTCGCGAGCTACAACGACGACGACCTGATCGGCACCGACGCCACCACCGCACAGGACAACTTCGGCACCGACAACCCCGTGTTCACCCACATCGCCGAGGTGTCCGCCCTGCGCACCGCCAACCCGGCGCTGGCCGACGGCGCGCAGATCCACCGCTACTCCTCGAACTCCGCAGGCATCTACGCCTTCAGCCGCATCGACGCCACCGACCAGGTCGAGTACGTGGTCGCGGCCAACAACTCCGAGCAGAGCGCCACCGCCACGTTCGACACGTTCACTCCCGGAGGCTCCTTCGGCGGGCTGTACCCGTCCGGGTCCGCCGGTCTCACCGCCGACGACGAGGGCCGGGTCACCGTGACCGTGCCGCCGCTGTCGGTCGCGGTGTGGAAGGCGGCCGCACCGATCCCCGCCTCCGCCGCCGCCCCGGCGATGGTGTTCACCCAAGCCGCCGGCAGCACCGTCGGTGGTCGCGCCGAGGTCGGCGTATCCGTCCCGGCCGGCGGCTTCAACGAGGTGTCGCTGGCCTGGCGGCCCGCCGGCACCACCGACTGGACCCCGCTGGGTACCGACGACAACGCCCCCTACCGGGTGTTCCACGACGTGCAGGGCCTGGCCAAGGGCACCGTGGTGGAGTATCGGGCGGTGCTGAAGGACAACTCGGGCAACCTGTCCGTCGCCGCCACCTCCGCGGTGGTCGGCGACCCGGCCCCCGCGCCGGTCGACCCCGGCCAGCCCGGCGGCCCCGTGGAGCAGCCCGACGCGGTCTCCGTGCCGGGTGACTTCAACAGCGAGATCGGCTGCGCCGCCGACTGGTCGACGGACTGCCCCCACGCCCAGCTGACCAAGCGCGACGACGACGTCTGGTCGGGCACGTTCACGATCCCGGCCGGCAGCTACGTGCACAAGGTCGCCATCGACAACGCCTGGACCGAGAACTACGGCGCCGGCGGAGCCTTCAACGGCGCCAACATCCCGCTGGTCATCCCCGCGGGCGGGGCCGAGGTCACCTTCTACTACGACCACGGCACGCACTGGGTGACCACCGATCTGCAGACGCCGATCGTCACGGCCGCCGGGTCGTTCCAGTCCGAACTCGGCTGCCCGGCCGACTGGTCGCCGGACTGCCTGCGCAGCTGGCTGCAGGACCCGGACGGCGACGGGATCTTCACCTTCGCCACCGCCTCCCTGCCGGCCGGGTCGTACGAGACCAAGGCGACGGTGGGTCTGAGCTTCGACGAGAACTACGGCGCCGGCGGCGCTCCGGGCGGCGCGAACATCCCGTTCACGGTGACCGACGGCGCGGTGGTGCGCTTCAGCTTCGACAGCGCGACGAAGGTGCTCACGGTGACCAGTGCCGCGAACACGGCCGCCGATCTGTCCGCGGCGAAGGGCCAGTGGATCCGACGCGGCCTGCTCGCCTGGGACCTCCCGGCGGAGGCGGCGGGCTGGACGTTCCGGCTGTACTCCGCCCCGACCGGCGGTCTCGGTCTGGACGCCGAGGCGATCACCGGCGGCGACAGCATCCCGCTCACCCGCGATCCGGCGGGGCTGCCCGCCGACCTGGCCGGCACCTGGCCGCAGCTCGCGGCGTACGACACGCTGCGGCTGCGGGACTCCGACGCGGCCGACGCGAACCTGCTGCGGGCGCTGACCTCCGGGCAGCTCGCCGTGGCCGCGTTCGACGACACCGGCGCCCTGGTGGACGCGACCGGCGTGCAGATCCCGGGCGTGCTCGACGATCTCTACCCGGGCGCCAGGAACGAGACGCTGGGGTTGAGCTTCCGCACCATCCGGCTCGGCTTCCTGCGGATCCCGCTGCCCGTGATGAAGCTCTGGGCGCCGACCGCATCCGCGGTGTCCCTGCGCATCGACCCGCCGGGCGCCTCGCCCGAGCGGTTGATCCCGATGTACCGGGACCGCAACGGCGTGTGGACCGGCGTCGGCCTGCCCTGGTGGATCGGGGCGACCTACGCCTACGACGTCACGGTGTACGTGCCGTCCGCGGGTGAGGTCCGGACGACCACGGTCACCGACCCGTACAGCATCGCCTTGACCACCAATTCCGAGCGCTCGGTGGTGGCGGATCTGTCCTCGTCCGCATTGAAGCCGGCCGGCTGGAACTCCCTGCCCAAGCCGGATCTGGCCCAGCCGGAGGACTCCAGCATCTACGAGCTGCAGATCCGGGACTTCTCCATCTCCGACGAGACCGTCCCGGAGGCCGAGCGCGGGACCTACCTGGCCTTCACCCACCCGGAGTCGGCGGGCATGACGCACCTGACCCAGCTGGCCGACGCCGGCCTGAACACGGTGCACCTGTTGCCCGCGTTCGACATCGCCACCATCGAGGAGCGCCGCGCGGCGCAGCAGACCCCGGCCTGCGACCTGGCCGCGTTGTCCGCGGCCGACCCGGCCGGTACCGCGCAGCAGGAGTGCGTCGACGCCGTGGCCGGCACCGACGGATTCAACTGGGGGTACGACCCGTTCCACTACACGACCCCGGAGGGTTCGTACGCGACGAACCCGGACGGTGCCGGCCGGACCCGGGAGTTCCGCCAGATGGTGGCCGGGCTGAACCGTGCCGGTCTGCGGGTGGTGATGGACGTGGTCTACAACCACACCGCCTCCTCCGGTCAGGACCCGACCTCGGTCCTGGACAAGGTGGTTCCCGGGTACTACCAGCGGCTCTCGGCCACCGGCGCCCTGGAGACCTCCACCTGTTGCGCCAACACCGCCTCCGAGCACGCGATGATGGAGAAGCTGCTCGTCGACTCGATCGTCACCTGGGCCGTGCAGTACAAGGTCGACGGGTTCCGCTTCGACCTGATGGGTCACCACAGCAAGGCCACCCTGCTCAAGGTGCGGGCCGCGCTGGACGCGCTCACCGTGGCCAGGGACGGCGTGGACGGGAAGAAGGTCTACGTCTACGGCGAGGGCTGGAACTTCGGCGAGGTCGCCGACAACGCCCGGTTCGAGCAGGCCACCCAGGCCAACATGGCCGGTACCGGCATCGGCACGTTCAACGACCGACTGCGGGACGGGGTGCGCGGCGGCGGACCGTTCGACGAGGATCCGCGGGTGCAGGGCTTCGGCTCCGGGCTGTTCACCGACCCGAACGCGCTGGCCGCCAACGACGGGGATGCGGCGAAGCAGACCCTGCTGCAGTACCAGGACTGGATCAAGGTCGGGTTGACGGGCAACCTGCGGGACTACCCGCTCGTCGACCGCACCGGGGCCACCGTCACCGGCGGCGAGATCCCCTACGGGGCCGAGGGTTCGGCGCCGGTCGGGTACACCGCGGACCCGTCCGAGGTGATCACCTACGTGGACGCGCACGACAACGAGACGCTGTTCGACTCGTTGACGCTGAAGCTGCCGGTGGCCACCACGATGGCCGACCGGGTGCGGATGAACACGGTGTCGCTGTCCACCACGGCGCTGAGCCAGGGGCCGATGCTCTGGCACGCCGGGGTCGACCTGCTGCGGTCGAAGTCGTTGGACCGCAACTCGTTCAACAGCGGCGATTGGTTCAACCGGATCGACTGGACCGGGCAGGAGAACACCTTCGGTTCCGGTCTGCCGCCGGCCACCGACAACGAGGCCAAGTGGCCGTTCATGGCCCCGCTGTTGGCGAACACCGCCCTGCGCCCGCAGGCGGCGGACATGGCCGCGGCCACCGCCGGTGCGCAGGACCTGCTCAAGCTGCGGTTCTCCTCGCCGTTGTTCCGACTCGGGTCCGCCGAACTGATCGAGCAGAAGGTGTCGTTCCCGTTCGGTGGGCCGGACCAGACGGCCGGGGTGATCGTGATGGTCATCGACGACACCGTCGGGCCCGACGTCGATCCGGACCGTGACCGCATCGTGGTCGTGTTCAACGCTTCCGCCGCGGAGCAGACCGTGCCGGTGGCCGACACCACCGGGATGGCGCTCAGTGCCGTGCAGGCCGCCGGGTCCGACGCCGTGGTCAAGCAGTCCACCGTCGGGGCCGGGGGAGTGACCGTGCCCGCGCGGACCGTGGCGGTCTTCGAGGGCTGA
- a CDS encoding gamma-glutamyl-gamma-aminobutyrate hydrolase family protein codes for MTRPVIGISTYRVPATWGIWQGVDAAVLPAAYADAVSRGGATPVLIPPLGVADEVDAVVARLDGLVIAGGSDVNPSRYGQDPHPATAGWRDDRDVSELALLNSAEDRGVPVLGICRGMQLLAVQAGGTLHQHLPDLVGHDGHRPGDRAYGAVEVAVTAGSRVADILGADATVPCHHHQAVATHPGFVSAAWAADGTLEAMERPGARFCVGVQWHPETDTDRRLFRALADAAERYAAEK; via the coding sequence ATGACGCGACCGGTGATCGGCATCAGCACCTACCGGGTGCCCGCGACCTGGGGCATCTGGCAGGGCGTGGACGCCGCCGTGCTCCCGGCCGCGTACGCCGACGCGGTGAGCCGGGGCGGGGCCACCCCCGTGCTGATCCCCCCGCTGGGTGTCGCCGACGAGGTGGACGCGGTGGTGGCCCGGCTCGACGGCCTGGTCATCGCCGGCGGCTCCGACGTCAACCCCTCCCGCTACGGACAGGACCCGCACCCGGCCACCGCCGGCTGGCGCGACGACCGGGACGTCAGCGAGCTCGCCCTGCTGAACTCCGCCGAGGACCGCGGGGTCCCGGTGCTGGGCATCTGTCGGGGCATGCAGCTGTTGGCCGTGCAGGCGGGCGGCACGCTGCACCAGCATCTGCCCGACCTCGTCGGCCACGACGGGCACCGCCCGGGTGACCGCGCCTACGGTGCGGTCGAGGTGGCGGTGACAGCCGGCTCGCGCGTGGCCGACATCCTCGGGGCGGACGCCACCGTCCCCTGTCACCACCATCAGGCCGTGGCCACCCACCCCGGGTTCGTATCCGCGGCGTGGGCCGCGGACGGGACGCTGGAGGCGATGGAACGGCCGGGGGCGCGATTCTGCGTCGGGGTGCAGTGGCACCCGGAGACCGACACCGACCGGCGACTGTTCCGGGCGCTGGCCGACGCGGCGGAGCGGTACGCGGCCGAGAAGTGA